From Phragmites australis chromosome 5, lpPhrAust1.1, whole genome shotgun sequence, a single genomic window includes:
- the LOC133919120 gene encoding probable protein kinase At2g41970 isoform X2 has product MSCCGGAEEDSYGPPANQAAPPPNVNATGNRGGPRGPGAPRTGGPAKPVNIDVPAIPFDELKRITNNFSDRALIGEGSYGRVYNATLSDGRAAVIKKLDPSASQDSDADFAAQIAMVSKLKNEYFLELVGYCLEDGNRMLAYQFATMGSLHNILHGKKGVQGAEPGPVLNWLQRVKIAYGAARGLEYLHEKVQPSIVHRDIRSSNVLIFDDFNSKIADFNLTNQGTDTAARLHSTRVLGTFGYHAPEYAMTGQINQKSDVYSFGVILLELLTGRKPVDHTMPKGQQSLVTWATPRLSEDKVKQCVDPKLNSDYPPKAVAKLAAVAALCVQYEADFRPNMTIVVKAIQPLLNSKPPGPVEPQS; this is encoded by the exons aTGTCTTGCTGCGGAGGCGCGGAGGAGGACAGCTACGGCCCGCCGGCCAACCAGGCGGCTCCGCCACCCAATGTCAACGCTACCG GCAACAGAGGCGGGCCGAGGGGACCGGGGGCGCCGAGAACCGGTGGCCCGGCCAAGCCCGTCAACATCGACGTGCCCGCGATCCCGTTCGACGAGCTCAAGAGGATCACCAACAACTTCAGCGACCGCGCCCTCATCGGCGAGGGCTCCTACGGCCGCGTGTACAACGCCACGCTCAGCGACGGACGCGCCGCCGTCATCAAGAAGCTGGACCCCAGCGCCTCGCAGGACTCCGACGCCGACTTCGCCGCGCAG ATAGCGATGGTCTCCAAGCTGAAGAACGAGTATTTCCTCGAGCTCGTGGGCTACTGCTTGGAGGATGGCAACCGCATGCTGGCCTACCAGTTTGCAACAATGGGTTCGTTGCATAACATACTACATG GGAAGAAAGGGGTGCAGGGTGCCGAACCGGGGCCGGTCCTGAACTGGCTTCAGCGTGTGAAGATCGCTTACGGAGCGGCGAGAGGGCTAGAGTACCTTCACGAGAAAGTCCAGCCGTCGATTGTTCATCGAGATATTCGGTCCAGCAACGTTCTTATATTCGACGATTTCAACTCCAAGATTGCTGATTTCAATCTGACAAACCAGGGGACCGACACCGCTGCGCGGTTGCACTCGACTCGTGTGCTGGGAACTTTTGGATACCATGCTCCAGA ATACGCTATGACAGGCCAAATCAATCAGAAGAGTGATGTCTACAGCTTTGGAGTGATTCTTCTCGAGCTACTGACCGGAAGGAAACCGGTCGATCACACCATGCCGAAAGGGCAACAAAGTCTTGTCACTTGG GCCACTCCAAGGTTGAGCGAAGATAAAGTAAAGCAGTGTGTTGATCCAAAGCTCAACAGTGACTATCCTCCAAAGGCTGTTGCAAAG CTAGCAGCAGTCGCAGCGTTGTGCGTTCAGTATGAGGCTGACTTCCGACCGAACATGACGATCGTCGTGAAGGCGATACAGCCTCTTTTAAATTCGAAACCACCCGGGCCAGTAGAGCCGCAATCCTGA
- the LOC133919120 gene encoding probable protein kinase At2g41970 isoform X1, producing MSCCGGAEEDSYGPPANQAAPPPNVNATGTPSLRNRGGPRGPGAPRTGGPAKPVNIDVPAIPFDELKRITNNFSDRALIGEGSYGRVYNATLSDGRAAVIKKLDPSASQDSDADFAAQIAMVSKLKNEYFLELVGYCLEDGNRMLAYQFATMGSLHNILHGKKGVQGAEPGPVLNWLQRVKIAYGAARGLEYLHEKVQPSIVHRDIRSSNVLIFDDFNSKIADFNLTNQGTDTAARLHSTRVLGTFGYHAPEYAMTGQINQKSDVYSFGVILLELLTGRKPVDHTMPKGQQSLVTWATPRLSEDKVKQCVDPKLNSDYPPKAVAKLAAVAALCVQYEADFRPNMTIVVKAIQPLLNSKPPGPVEPQS from the exons aTGTCTTGCTGCGGAGGCGCGGAGGAGGACAGCTACGGCCCGCCGGCCAACCAGGCGGCTCCGCCACCCAATGTCAACGCTACCGGTACGCCCAGCCTGC GCAACAGAGGCGGGCCGAGGGGACCGGGGGCGCCGAGAACCGGTGGCCCGGCCAAGCCCGTCAACATCGACGTGCCCGCGATCCCGTTCGACGAGCTCAAGAGGATCACCAACAACTTCAGCGACCGCGCCCTCATCGGCGAGGGCTCCTACGGCCGCGTGTACAACGCCACGCTCAGCGACGGACGCGCCGCCGTCATCAAGAAGCTGGACCCCAGCGCCTCGCAGGACTCCGACGCCGACTTCGCCGCGCAG ATAGCGATGGTCTCCAAGCTGAAGAACGAGTATTTCCTCGAGCTCGTGGGCTACTGCTTGGAGGATGGCAACCGCATGCTGGCCTACCAGTTTGCAACAATGGGTTCGTTGCATAACATACTACATG GGAAGAAAGGGGTGCAGGGTGCCGAACCGGGGCCGGTCCTGAACTGGCTTCAGCGTGTGAAGATCGCTTACGGAGCGGCGAGAGGGCTAGAGTACCTTCACGAGAAAGTCCAGCCGTCGATTGTTCATCGAGATATTCGGTCCAGCAACGTTCTTATATTCGACGATTTCAACTCCAAGATTGCTGATTTCAATCTGACAAACCAGGGGACCGACACCGCTGCGCGGTTGCACTCGACTCGTGTGCTGGGAACTTTTGGATACCATGCTCCAGA ATACGCTATGACAGGCCAAATCAATCAGAAGAGTGATGTCTACAGCTTTGGAGTGATTCTTCTCGAGCTACTGACCGGAAGGAAACCGGTCGATCACACCATGCCGAAAGGGCAACAAAGTCTTGTCACTTGG GCCACTCCAAGGTTGAGCGAAGATAAAGTAAAGCAGTGTGTTGATCCAAAGCTCAACAGTGACTATCCTCCAAAGGCTGTTGCAAAG CTAGCAGCAGTCGCAGCGTTGTGCGTTCAGTATGAGGCTGACTTCCGACCGAACATGACGATCGTCGTGAAGGCGATACAGCCTCTTTTAAATTCGAAACCACCCGGGCCAGTAGAGCCGCAATCCTGA